The Brasilonema sennae CENA114 genome includes a region encoding these proteins:
- a CDS encoding DUF389 domain-containing protein: MLVIIRDRFRFFRQNRPEPTIIHELQTDLLDESTLNSTYLILIVGSCAIATFGLLSNSTAVIIGAMIVAPLMLPIRGLAFGALAGNVDLFRKGLIAVTVGTLLAMAIACTLGSIVGISNFGSEVLARSQPTLLDLGIAVAAGAISGYAKVEPKISSTLAGTAIAVALMPPVCVIGLGLSQANWALSQGATLLYLTNLLGITLACMLTFLVVGYSPLGRAKTPIILTLVFTGALLIPLTVSFGRLVQQARLENSVKKALLNRTVTFQRLNLIESDTNWLTNPPEVRLSVRAKEPVTPKQVRLLEEFLSKEMGRPFRLIFEVGQVKEITTDTPASDVNESN; encoded by the coding sequence TTGCTAGTAATTATTCGCGATCGCTTCAGGTTCTTTCGACAAAATCGACCAGAACCAACTATAATCCATGAACTACAAACAGATTTACTTGATGAATCTACCCTGAATTCAACTTACTTAATTTTGATTGTTGGTTCATGTGCCATTGCTACTTTTGGGTTACTCAGCAATAGCACTGCGGTGATTATCGGAGCTATGATTGTTGCACCTTTAATGTTACCAATTCGCGGGTTAGCTTTTGGCGCATTGGCGGGTAATGTTGATTTGTTTCGTAAAGGTTTAATTGCAGTCACAGTTGGAACTCTGTTGGCCATGGCGATCGCGTGCACTTTGGGTTCAATTGTTGGTATTTCCAACTTTGGTAGCGAAGTTTTAGCACGTTCTCAACCGACTTTGTTAGATTTAGGTATTGCAGTAGCTGCTGGTGCAATTAGTGGTTACGCCAAAGTGGAACCGAAGATATCTAGTACTTTAGCAGGAACGGCGATCGCTGTTGCACTAATGCCACCTGTTTGTGTGATTGGTTTGGGTTTATCTCAAGCAAACTGGGCACTTAGTCAGGGAGCAACTTTACTCTACCTGACAAATCTTTTGGGCATTACTCTTGCTTGTATGTTGACTTTTTTAGTTGTCGGTTATTCTCCATTAGGAAGAGCTAAAACACCTATTATTTTAACCCTAGTTTTTACAGGTGCATTGCTCATTCCTCTAACAGTCAGTTTTGGTAGATTAGTCCAACAAGCGCGGTTAGAAAACAGTGTCAAAAAAGCATTATTGAATCGAACTGTTACCTTTCAGCGCCTAAATTTAATTGAAAGCGACACTAACTGGTTAACTAATCCGCCTGAAGTACGATTAAGTGTGCGGGCAAAAGAACCTGTGACACCTAAACAAGTAAGATTGTTAGAAGAATTTTTGTCAAAAGAAATGGGACGACCATTTCGGTTAATATTTGAAGTTGGACAAGTTAAAGAAATTACAACAGATACCCCAGCTTCTGATGTCAACGAGAGTAATTGA
- a CDS encoding DUF2281 domain-containing protein: MSETINIEQAVLDNLRILPNTQQQEVLDFVEFLVQKSGKLKQVSSECSDSSISSTTQKKKQLSLQEIAKLPVDERHKLLAPYIAATAEDFLNDPELTEFSVLDGEDWETEND; this comes from the coding sequence ATGTCAGAAACAATCAACATTGAGCAAGCAGTCTTAGATAATCTGCGGATACTTCCAAATACACAACAACAGGAAGTACTGGATTTTGTAGAATTTCTAGTGCAAAAATCAGGAAAGCTAAAGCAGGTGAGCAGTGAATGTTCAGATTCTAGTATTTCATCAACCACTCAAAAGAAAAAACAATTATCTCTGCAAGAAATTGCAAAGCTTCCTGTGGATGAACGTCACAAATTACTAGCACCTTATATAGCTGCAACAGCTGAAGATTTTTTAAACGACCCAGAATTGACAGAGTTTTCTGTTTTGGATGGGGAAGACTGGGAAACTGAAAATGACTAA
- a CDS encoding DUF4037 domain-containing protein, giving the protein MTEHSVWRISLAHKIAPAFTANPEVEACFVFGSAAVGISDQYSDLELAFIWSQLPSAEELQATAQNVGVKGWEIQAHEEAKEAWLEQFYLYGMKVEAGHWARDAMDKIVTDVVERYDVSQNGLVFEKQASASNLQHAVILYGEDIIKQWQNRLSPYPEDLGVAMVQKHLKFRPFDGQYIMTERLEIPMLYENRCMIVRWLLNLLFGLNHIYHPGFKWTRYWVEKMKIKPPEFFARLEYVFQTDAVSGTHELRQLVEEVFDLVEKTLPQVDLNRQRKIFERINPRWELPVHE; this is encoded by the coding sequence ATGACTGAACACAGCGTATGGCGAATTTCGTTGGCTCACAAAATCGCTCCTGCTTTCACGGCTAACCCCGAAGTTGAAGCGTGTTTTGTGTTTGGCTCGGCGGCAGTAGGGATCTCAGACCAGTACTCTGACCTTGAGCTAGCTTTCATTTGGTCACAATTACCGTCTGCTGAAGAATTACAAGCTACAGCCCAAAATGTTGGTGTTAAAGGATGGGAAATTCAGGCGCATGAGGAAGCAAAAGAAGCATGGTTGGAGCAGTTCTATCTATACGGGATGAAAGTCGAAGCAGGTCATTGGGCACGAGATGCGATGGACAAGATTGTGACTGATGTTGTTGAGCGCTACGATGTGTCGCAAAATGGGCTTGTGTTTGAGAAGCAAGCGTCAGCGTCTAATCTTCAGCACGCAGTTATTCTTTACGGCGAAGACATCATCAAACAGTGGCAAAATCGGCTTTCTCCTTATCCTGAAGACCTGGGAGTTGCAATGGTTCAGAAGCACCTGAAATTCCGCCCGTTTGATGGTCAATATATCATGACCGAACGCCTTGAGATTCCGATGCTATATGAAAACAGGTGTATGATTGTGCGATGGCTCCTCAACTTGCTGTTTGGGCTAAATCACATTTATCATCCCGGCTTTAAGTGGACACGCTACTGGGTTGAAAAAATGAAAATTAAACCACCTGAGTTTTTTGCACGGTTGGAGTATGTTTTTCAAACTGATGCTGTAAGCGGAACCCATGAACTACGCCAACTTGTTGAGGAAGTTTTCGATCTCGTAGAGAAGACATTACCACAAGTTGATCTCAATCGACAGCGCAAGATATTTGAGCGGATTAACCCCAGGTGGGAGTTACCCGTCCATGAGTGA
- a CDS encoding DUF4037 domain-containing protein: MVTNNSLAQAIASEFSQLPQVIAVALAGSQATEVSDEFSDFDFYVYIQQEIPIDIRSEISHKFANRSEINNQFWEPGDEWIETNSGKGIDIMYRSPQWIEAQLDSVLVKHQASVGYSTCFWWNVLHSTCFYDRNDWFKQLQHKANQPYPEPLRRAIIAKNYPILRNNISSYLHQIEVAINRNDFVSVNHRIAALIASYFDIIFAINYLPSPGEKRLIQFAKQLCQKLPVNMEQNINSLICCLAYPFSDQGILCKANNLINRLEELLRAENLIGNFN, translated from the coding sequence ATGGTCACAAATAATTCTTTAGCTCAAGCGATCGCCTCAGAATTTAGTCAACTACCTCAAGTCATAGCTGTTGCTTTAGCAGGTTCTCAAGCAACTGAAGTTTCCGATGAATTCTCTGATTTCGATTTTTATGTTTACATACAACAAGAAATTCCCATAGACATTCGTTCCGAAATCAGTCACAAATTTGCTAATCGTAGCGAAATCAATAATCAATTTTGGGAACCAGGGGATGAGTGGATAGAAACCAATTCTGGAAAAGGGATTGATATTATGTACCGTTCACCCCAATGGATTGAAGCACAGTTAGATTCTGTACTTGTGAAGCATCAAGCCTCAGTTGGCTATTCCACTTGTTTTTGGTGGAATGTTTTGCATTCAACATGCTTCTATGACCGAAATGATTGGTTTAAACAACTGCAACACAAAGCTAATCAACCCTATCCCGAACCTTTAAGACGAGCTATCATTGCCAAAAATTATCCCATTTTAAGGAATAATATTTCTTCCTACCTACATCAGATAGAAGTGGCAATCAATCGCAATGATTTTGTGAGTGTCAACCATCGAATAGCTGCATTAATAGCAAGTTACTTTGATATTATTTTTGCTATCAACTATCTACCATCACCAGGTGAGAAACGCTTGATACAATTTGCCAAACAGCTATGTCAAAAGTTACCTGTAAATATGGAGCAAAATATAAACAGCCTTATTTGCTGTCTTGCATATCCATTTAGTGATCAAGGCATTCTTTGTAAAGCTAATAACTTGATTAATCGTCTGGAAGAATTGTTGCGTGCTGAGAATTTAATCGGCAATTTCAATTAA
- a CDS encoding tetratricopeptide repeat protein — protein MNPNLTDWESDWDDDLPPEPEEVYQDLVRALKRKSGFGLFFVQCTPVEAERFITQLPQEIPQKKVATLRLVEAIDNLYARVTEFVQDKPTDILLIKGLEYSLYKYEQRSFGEITEGQFSNITRVPPILNHLNQQRERFRDDFPFCFVFLLRSFSINYLIHRAPDFFDWRSGVFKLPTTPEVVEEESNRLVLEGDYKKYLQLNAEQKIEKVLEFQELLTQQHQTESRKLGLLFELGNLLVAAKEYEQAIASYDQALKIKPDYDSAWYNRGIALQNLGRYEEAIASYDQALKIKPDYDSAWNNRGIALQNLGRYEEAIASYDQALKFKPDYDSAWYNKACSYALQGNIEQAIENLEKAIHLNPDKYQEMAKTDSDFDSLREDERFLVLIQAQQTGN, from the coding sequence ATGAACCCAAATTTAACTGATTGGGAAAGTGATTGGGATGATGATTTACCTCCGGAACCGGAGGAAGTTTATCAAGATTTGGTTCGCGCATTAAAACGCAAGTCAGGATTTGGCTTGTTTTTTGTCCAATGTACTCCTGTGGAAGCCGAACGTTTCATTACTCAACTTCCGCAGGAGATTCCCCAGAAAAAGGTTGCAACGCTTCGTTTGGTTGAGGCGATTGATAATTTATATGCGCGGGTGACTGAGTTTGTGCAAGACAAGCCAACTGATATTTTATTGATTAAAGGGTTGGAATATTCTTTATATAAGTATGAGCAAAGAAGTTTTGGCGAAATAACAGAAGGACAATTTAGTAATATAACTCGTGTTCCTCCAATTTTAAATCACTTAAACCAACAGCGAGAACGGTTTAGAGATGATTTTCCATTTTGTTTTGTTTTTCTGTTGCGGTCATTTTCGATTAACTATTTGATTCACCGCGCCCCAGATTTTTTTGACTGGCGTTCAGGGGTATTTAAATTACCAACAACACCAGAAGTGGTAGAAGAAGAATCCAATCGTTTGGTACTGGAAGGTGACTATAAGAAATATCTGCAACTGAATGCAGAACAAAAGATTGAGAAAGTCCTGGAATTTCAAGAATTACTGACACAACAACATCAGACAGAGAGTCGTAAGCTAGGCTTACTATTTGAATTGGGAAATTTATTAGTTGCGGCTAAGGAATACGAACAAGCGATCGCATCTTACGACCAAGCACTGAAAATTAAACCTGACTACGATTCGGCTTGGTACAACCGGGGGATTGCGCTGCAGAATTTGGGACGCTACGAAGAAGCGATCGCATCTTACGACCAAGCACTGAAAATTAAACCTGACTACGATTCGGCTTGGAACAACCGGGGGATTGCGCTGCAGAATTTGGGACGCTACGAGGAAGCGATCGCATCTTACGACCAAGCACTGAAATTTAAACCTGACTATGATTCGGCTTGGTACAACAAAGCTTGCTCCTATGCTCTTCAAGGTAACATTGAGCAAGCAATTGAAAACCTCGAAAAAGCAATTCATCTGAATCCTGATAAATATCAGGAAATGGCTAAAACCGATTCAGATTTTGATAGTCTTCGTGAAGATGAGCGCTTTTTGGTGTTGATTCAAGCACAGCAAACGGGTAATTAG
- the cofG gene encoding 7,8-didemethyl-8-hydroxy-5-deazariboflavin synthase subunit CofG: MSTSHSQKITYSPAYTIVPTYECFNRCAYCNFRTEPGKSEWLTISQAEKLFKQLHNQDVCEILILSGEVHPLSPRRQGWFQRIYDLCELALAMGFLPHTNAGPLSFEEMQQLKKVNVSMGLMLEQLTPELLKTVHKHAPSKTPEVRLQQLQWAGELKIPFTTGLLLGIGETEQDWWETLEAIAQIHQRYHHIQEVILQPHSPGNQQTFDAPSFNPHQLPKVIFQARKILPADITIQIPPNLIKDDQWLLACLEAGARDLGGIGPKDEVNPDYPHLQEQELREILQPAGWELVPRLPVYPQYDHWFSVNYRTI, from the coding sequence ATGTCAACTTCCCATTCCCAAAAAATTACCTACAGCCCTGCTTACACAATCGTCCCAACTTACGAGTGCTTCAATCGCTGTGCTTACTGTAACTTTCGCACAGAACCGGGTAAGAGCGAATGGCTAACAATTTCACAAGCTGAAAAACTTTTCAAACAACTTCACAACCAAGACGTTTGTGAAATTTTGATACTGAGTGGCGAGGTGCATCCTCTTTCCCCACGGCGTCAGGGGTGGTTTCAGCGGATTTATGATTTGTGTGAGTTAGCTTTGGCGATGGGATTTTTACCACACACAAATGCTGGACCATTGAGCTTTGAGGAAATGCAACAATTAAAGAAAGTTAATGTTTCAATGGGGTTAATGTTGGAACAGTTAACGCCAGAGTTGTTGAAGACAGTGCATAAACATGCGCCGAGTAAGACACCAGAAGTGCGTCTACAACAATTACAGTGGGCGGGAGAATTAAAGATACCCTTTACCACTGGGTTACTGTTAGGAATTGGGGAAACAGAACAAGATTGGTGGGAAACATTAGAAGCTATAGCCCAAATTCATCAACGTTACCATCATATTCAAGAAGTTATTTTGCAACCTCATAGTCCGGGAAATCAGCAAACTTTTGACGCACCATCTTTTAATCCTCATCAATTGCCAAAAGTTATTTTTCAGGCACGTAAAATTTTACCAGCAGATATTACAATTCAAATTCCGCCGAATTTAATCAAAGATGATCAATGGTTACTCGCGTGTTTAGAAGCTGGTGCGAGAGATTTAGGCGGAATTGGACCAAAAGATGAAGTGAATCCTGATTATCCGCATCTTCAGGAGCAGGAATTGAGGGAAATTTTACAGCCTGCAGGCTGGGAGTTAGTGCCAAGATTGCCCGTTTATCCTCAGTATGATCATTGGTTCTCAGTGAATTACAGAACAATTTGA
- a CDS encoding type II toxin-antitoxin system HicB family antitoxin yields MKTFTAYIEWDSETKLYVGIVPGIPGAHTQGATLDELKTNLQEVLELCLEEYRDSLEDLPQFVGLQQIEVAV; encoded by the coding sequence ATGAAAACATTTACAGCATATATCGAATGGGATTCTGAAACAAAATTATACGTTGGCATTGTTCCTGGAATTCCTGGCGCTCATACTCAGGGAGCTACTTTAGATGAACTCAAAACAAACCTTCAAGAAGTTTTGGAATTGTGTTTAGAAGAGTATAGAGATTCCTTAGAAGACTTGCCTCAATTTGTAGGTTTACAACAGATTGAGGTAGCAGTATGA
- a CDS encoding type II toxin-antitoxin system PemK/MazF family toxin → MTTIQPGEFWVADILFTSGGGSKKRPILILWLDGDDVVAAVVTSAKPRTQTDVPLNDWAASGLRVTSTVRLSRLDCLEKSLLLVKIGQISESDAKQLKQVWDTYIKPQF, encoded by the coding sequence ATGACGACTATCCAACCAGGTGAATTTTGGGTAGCAGACATTCTATTCACAAGCGGTGGCGGTTCTAAAAAGCGCCCAATACTCATATTGTGGTTAGATGGAGATGATGTTGTAGCAGCAGTCGTCACATCAGCCAAACCACGTACACAGACTGATGTACCTCTTAATGATTGGGCTGCAAGTGGTCTACGTGTTACTTCAACTGTGCGTCTATCTCGACTGGACTGTCTAGAAAAGTCTTTGTTGCTTGTGAAGATTGGGCAGATTTCCGAGTCCGATGCAAAGCAGTTGAAACAGGTATGGGATACGTATATTAAACCGCAATTTTAA
- a CDS encoding type II toxin-antitoxin system PemK/MazF family toxin, which produces MTNPRRGEIWLVQLDPTRGQEIQKTRPAVVISSEMFSAIPMRIIIPVTTWQPKFQNRPFMVPIQQTDKNGLDSNSAGNVLQVRSVTTERFVRCLGKVSEEVMQELLAGLIICIDSSFESNS; this is translated from the coding sequence ATGACTAATCCCAGACGAGGTGAGATTTGGCTTGTGCAACTTGATCCAACCAGAGGACAAGAAATTCAGAAGACGCGCCCTGCTGTTGTGATTAGTTCCGAGATGTTTAGTGCTATCCCCATGCGGATAATTATTCCTGTGACGACTTGGCAACCCAAATTCCAAAATCGCCCCTTCATGGTTCCAATCCAGCAAACTGATAAAAATGGTTTAGATTCCAATTCAGCAGGTAATGTCTTACAAGTTCGGAGTGTAACGACAGAACGATTTGTCCGGTGTTTGGGAAAAGTATCCGAAGAGGTTATGCAAGAATTGCTCGCAGGTTTAATTATCTGTATTGATTCTTCTTTTGAAAGCAACAGTTGA
- a CDS encoding AAA family ATPase: protein MIDSQELLTKLYNAFNPFEPLPAGDPKYVDCQDVRGDVDILQEFGNRIQRANRNTCQLYSGHRGAGKSTELLRLKQYLENRKFYVVYFAADEEDIDSEDAQYTDILLACTRRLLKDLQQFGDASPVLNWLKERWQDLKDLVQTPIEFDNMKLEAQIAQFAKLTANLRGVPELRHQIRRKVDPHTVTLIKVLNEFLADAKSKLPNGYTQLAVIVDNLDRMVLVKDGENTNHEEVFLDRSEQLKALDCHLIYTAPISMLYSKRATDIRDIYGECLILPMIMVKTRTGEVYEPGVKKVKEVIRKRIRQIEQELPLENGIFDSQQTLERLCLMSGGHVRNLLLLTQNAIGRTEELPISEKAVRRAITQARDDYHRAVENHQWCLLAEVSRSKRIVNDDQYRSLMYNRCLLEYRYLDEDQEMQRWYDIHPLIQGISEFKEAVAKLQ, encoded by the coding sequence ATGATTGATAGTCAGGAATTACTCACCAAGCTCTACAACGCCTTTAACCCATTTGAACCCTTACCCGCAGGTGATCCTAAGTACGTTGATTGTCAGGATGTACGCGGTGATGTGGATATTTTACAAGAGTTTGGAAATCGCATACAACGAGCAAATAGAAATACTTGCCAATTGTACTCTGGACATCGGGGGGCGGGGAAGTCTACAGAACTGCTGAGGTTGAAGCAATATCTGGAAAATCGCAAATTCTATGTTGTTTATTTTGCCGCTGATGAAGAAGATATCGACTCAGAAGATGCTCAATATACAGATATTCTCCTCGCTTGTACCCGCCGATTGCTCAAAGATTTACAGCAATTTGGTGATGCTAGTCCGGTGCTAAACTGGCTTAAAGAACGCTGGCAAGATTTGAAAGATTTGGTGCAAACTCCGATAGAGTTTGACAACATGAAATTAGAAGCACAAATCGCTCAATTTGCCAAGCTGACAGCAAATTTAAGAGGTGTTCCCGAATTACGCCATCAGATTCGCCGAAAAGTCGATCCCCATACTGTCACCTTAATTAAGGTGTTGAATGAATTCCTTGCAGATGCAAAAAGCAAACTACCAAACGGCTATACTCAACTAGCGGTGATTGTCGATAACTTAGACCGGATGGTATTAGTTAAAGATGGGGAAAACACAAATCATGAAGAAGTTTTTTTAGACCGTAGTGAACAACTCAAAGCTTTGGATTGCCATTTGATTTATACTGCCCCCATCTCAATGCTGTATTCTAAACGGGCAACAGACATCAGAGATATCTATGGTGAATGCTTGATTTTGCCGATGATTATGGTCAAAACTCGCACAGGAGAAGTTTACGAACCAGGAGTCAAGAAAGTCAAAGAAGTGATTCGTAAGCGAATCCGGCAAATTGAACAAGAACTTCCTTTGGAAAACGGAATTTTTGATAGTCAGCAAACTTTAGAAAGATTGTGTTTGATGAGTGGAGGTCATGTCAGAAATTTGCTATTGTTAACTCAAAACGCTATTGGACGGACTGAAGAGTTACCAATTTCTGAAAAAGCAGTGCGACGAGCAATCACTCAAGCCAGAGATGACTATCATCGGGCAGTGGAAAATCATCAATGGTGTCTGCTGGCGGAAGTCTCCCGTTCTAAACGCATCGTTAATGATGACCAGTATCGCAGTTTGATGTATAACCGCTGTCTTTTAGAATATCGCTATTTGGATGAAGATCAAGAAATGCAGCGTTGGTATGACATTCACCCATTGATTCAAGGAATTTCCGAATTTAAAGAAGCTGTGGCGAAACTTCAATGA
- a CDS encoding SemiSWEET transporter translates to MPQMLKTWQSKSAKDVSFAMLIFFNLGIFLWLIYGIYLNALPIILANAVTLFFNLIILWFKIKYR, encoded by the coding sequence TTGCCGCAAATGCTGAAAACATGGCAATCCAAATCAGCAAAAGATGTTTCATTTGCCATGCTTATCTTCTTCAATTTGGGGATATTTCTATGGTTAATCTATGGGATTTATCTAAATGCTTTACCGATTATTCTTGCTAACGCCGTAACATTATTTTTTAACCTCATAATTCTATGGTTTAAAATTAAATATAGATAA
- the aroC gene encoding chorismate synthase, which yields MGNTFGHLFRITTFGESHGGGVGVVIDGCPPQLEISAEEIQVELDRRRPGQSKITTPRKETDTCEILSGVFEGKTLGTPISILVRNKDTRSQDYDEMAVKYRPSHADATYDAKYGIRNWQGGGRSSARETIGRVAAGAIAKKILRQVANVEVIGYVKRIKDLEGSVDPNTVTLEQVESNIVRCPDAECAERMIELIEQTGRQGNSVGGVVECVARNVPKGLGDPVFDKLEADIAKGVMSLPASKGFEIGSGFAGTLLTGIEHNDEFYIDENGETRTVTNRSGGIQGGISNGENIILRVAFKPTATIRKEQKTVTNEGEETILAGKGRHDPCVLPRAVPMVEAMVALVLCDHLLRYHGQCKVL from the coding sequence ATGGGCAACACTTTTGGGCATCTGTTTCGCATCACCACTTTCGGCGAGTCCCACGGCGGCGGTGTGGGAGTTGTGATTGATGGTTGTCCTCCGCAATTAGAAATTTCTGCCGAGGAAATTCAAGTAGAACTAGATAGAAGACGTCCCGGACAAAGTAAGATTACAACGCCTCGCAAGGAAACGGACACTTGCGAAATTCTCTCTGGGGTATTTGAAGGGAAAACCCTGGGAACGCCAATTTCAATTTTGGTACGCAATAAAGACACTCGCTCTCAGGATTATGATGAGATGGCGGTTAAGTATCGCCCCTCTCATGCGGATGCAACATATGACGCGAAATATGGTATCCGCAATTGGCAAGGTGGCGGTAGATCATCGGCGCGGGAGACTATAGGACGAGTTGCGGCAGGTGCGATCGCCAAAAAAATCCTCCGTCAAGTCGCCAATGTCGAAGTTATTGGTTACGTCAAACGTATCAAAGATTTGGAAGGCAGTGTTGACCCCAACACTGTCACTTTAGAACAAGTTGAAAGCAATATCGTCCGCTGTCCCGATGCGGAATGTGCAGAGCGGATGATTGAATTAATTGAGCAAACTGGCAGACAAGGTAATTCTGTCGGTGGCGTAGTGGAATGCGTCGCGCGAAATGTGCCCAAAGGTTTGGGTGATCCAGTTTTTGATAAGTTGGAAGCGGATATCGCTAAAGGTGTGATGTCTCTGCCAGCCAGCAAAGGCTTTGAAATTGGTTCCGGTTTTGCGGGGACATTACTCACTGGTATTGAGCATAACGACGAGTTTTATATAGATGAAAATGGAGAAACTCGCACTGTAACCAACCGTTCTGGTGGAATTCAAGGGGGTATTTCCAACGGTGAAAACATTATTTTGCGTGTTGCATTTAAGCCAACGGCAACGATTAGAAAAGAACAGAAGACAGTTACAAATGAGGGTGAAGAAACTATTCTAGCAGGAAAAGGACGCCATGACCCTTGCGTGTTACCGCGTGCAGTCCCAATGGTTGAAGCGATGGTAGCGTTGGTGCTATGCGATCATCTATTACGGTATCACGGGCAGTGTAAGGTGTTGTAG
- a CDS encoding mechanosensitive ion channel family protein, whose protein sequence is MNIQISALWDKIQGMINGFIILLPNMVLAVIVFAIFFFVARTIKQIVKRFTSRYRHARNLGLVLGRLAQGTTILIGLFVALSILIPTFRAGDLVQLLGISGVAIGFAFRDILQNFLSGILILLTEPFRINDQIVFKNFEGTVENIETRATILKTYDGRRIVIPNSELFINSVTVNTAFENRRLQYDVGIGYSDDIDRAKELILEAMHSVNGVLKDPAPDVLLMDLAESSVNIRARWWINPPRRADDLSSRDRVLSAIKKKLLENGIDLPYPTRQILFHDQTEETDGDRSRQREGWPAGKGEYPKPRRISDSIRKLAQLQAQRNGKVDSQITNDET, encoded by the coding sequence ATGAACATACAAATCTCCGCTCTTTGGGACAAAATCCAGGGAATGATTAACGGATTTATTATCCTACTCCCTAATATGGTGCTGGCAGTGATTGTTTTTGCAATCTTCTTTTTTGTTGCTCGAACAATCAAGCAAATAGTCAAACGTTTTACCAGTAGGTATCGCCATGCTCGAAATTTAGGATTAGTTTTAGGACGGTTGGCACAGGGAACAACAATTTTGATAGGTTTATTTGTTGCTTTATCAATTTTAATTCCTACATTTAGAGCAGGTGATTTGGTTCAATTATTAGGAATCAGTGGGGTAGCTATTGGTTTCGCCTTCCGCGATATTCTGCAAAACTTTTTATCTGGTATTTTAATTTTACTAACAGAACCTTTCCGAATCAATGACCAAATTGTTTTTAAAAACTTTGAAGGAACTGTTGAAAATATTGAAACACGGGCGACAATTCTTAAAACTTATGATGGTCGGCGAATTGTTATTCCCAATTCGGAGTTATTCATTAATTCTGTGACTGTGAATACTGCTTTTGAGAACCGCCGATTGCAGTACGATGTTGGCATTGGTTACAGCGATGATATCGACAGAGCAAAAGAGTTAATCTTGGAAGCAATGCATAGTGTAAATGGAGTATTGAAAGACCCTGCTCCCGATGTGCTATTGATGGATTTAGCTGAAAGTAGTGTTAATATTCGCGCACGTTGGTGGATTAATCCGCCACGTCGGGCAGATGATCTTAGTTCACGCGATCGCGTACTATCTGCCATCAAGAAAAAGCTCCTCGAAAACGGCATCGATTTACCTTACCCAACCAGACAAATCTTATTCCACGACCAAACTGAAGAGACAGATGGCGACCGATCGCGTCAACGTGAAGGCTGGCCTGCTGGTAAAGGTGAGTACCCAAAACCTCGACGTATTAGTGACAGTATCAGAAAATTAGCACAATTACAAGCTCAACGAAATGGCAAGGTTGATTCTCAAATCACGAACGATGAAACGTGA
- a CDS encoding UPF0175 family protein, protein MSLQLKIDYPETLPDALQQTRKQFEQEAKMAMAVKLFEMKRISSGVAAQLAGVDRVSFLLNLHRYGVPMIDLTEEELLSDLENA, encoded by the coding sequence ATGTCATTACAACTGAAAATTGACTACCCAGAAACTCTACCAGATGCTCTGCAACAGACTCGAAAACAGTTTGAACAAGAAGCCAAAATGGCAATGGCGGTGAAGCTGTTTGAAATGAAACGCATTTCCTCAGGTGTAGCAGCACAATTAGCAGGCGTGGATCGAGTTTCTTTCTTGCTCAATTTGCATCGTTATGGAGTCCCAATGATTGATTTAACAGAAGAGGAACTGCTTAGCGATTTAGAAAATGCCTGA